From Sodalis glossinidius str. 'morsitans', the proteins below share one genomic window:
- a CDS encoding amino acid permease — MKNVKASGASPSLGGGLSNRQVTMISIAGIIGAGLFIGSANAIAITGPAILISYAIAGLLVLLVMRMLCEMAVAQPDSGSFSTYAARAIGPWAGFTIGWLYWWFWVLVIPVEAIAGADILHAWFPSVAPWVFAVGIMALLTLTNLCHVRHFGEFEFWLSLVKVLAIIAFIVIGTLAVMGFWPLADVSGTARLFSHGGFMPNGPGAVLGGVLVTIFSFFGAEILSIAAVESQEPARQIRKSTNLIIYRIALFYILSIFLVVCLVDWDDPALPRQGTFQYVLSVLNVPGAKRIMDFVVLIAVSSCMNSALYTASRMFYALARRGDAPALGKRVSRHGTPCIAVLASTLAGFLGCLVNYLFPGKVFGFLLSSTGAVALLVYLFIAVSQLRMRGILERQGQPPQFKMWLFPWLNWLSIGIIASVLGYMACAPSYRYEALMTGVVALIVFLFSLMVCRHRAAESVTQLTPAREMDIEPTRL; from the coding sequence CAGGTCACCATGATTTCAATTGCCGGTATTATCGGCGCCGGGTTATTTATCGGCTCTGCAAACGCCATTGCTATTACCGGCCCCGCAATCCTTATTTCATATGCCATTGCGGGCTTACTGGTGTTACTGGTGATGCGCATGCTGTGCGAAATGGCCGTTGCCCAGCCGGACTCCGGTTCATTTTCCACCTATGCAGCCCGGGCGATTGGCCCTTGGGCGGGCTTTACCATCGGCTGGCTTTACTGGTGGTTCTGGGTGTTGGTCATTCCCGTCGAAGCCATTGCTGGCGCGGATATTTTACACGCCTGGTTTCCCTCTGTGGCTCCCTGGGTGTTCGCGGTAGGTATTATGGCGCTGCTGACCTTGACCAACCTTTGCCACGTCAGGCATTTCGGCGAATTCGAGTTCTGGCTTTCGTTAGTCAAAGTGCTGGCAATCATCGCGTTTATCGTCATCGGTACGTTGGCCGTGATGGGATTTTGGCCGCTGGCGGACGTTAGCGGAACGGCGCGGCTTTTTAGCCATGGCGGCTTTATGCCCAACGGTCCAGGCGCGGTGTTGGGCGGTGTGTTGGTGACGATATTCTCTTTCTTTGGCGCGGAGATTCTGAGTATCGCGGCGGTGGAATCACAGGAGCCGGCAAGGCAAATCCGCAAGTCCACCAACCTTATTATCTATCGTATCGCGCTGTTTTATATCTTATCGATTTTTCTGGTAGTCTGTTTGGTTGACTGGGACGATCCCGCGCTTCCCCGGCAGGGAACTTTCCAATATGTTCTGTCGGTGCTGAACGTCCCCGGCGCCAAACGGATTATGGATTTTGTGGTGCTGATAGCGGTAAGCAGCTGCATGAATTCCGCTCTGTATACCGCCTCGCGCATGTTTTACGCGTTGGCCCGCCGGGGGGATGCCCCCGCGTTGGGTAAGCGCGTTTCCAGACATGGGACGCCGTGTATCGCGGTATTAGCCTCTACGTTGGCCGGTTTTCTGGGTTGTCTGGTCAATTATCTGTTTCCCGGCAAAGTATTTGGTTTCCTGCTCTCAAGTACCGGCGCGGTCGCGCTGCTGGTTTATCTCTTTATCGCGGTCTCCCAATTGCGCATGCGCGGCATTTTGGAACGCCAAGGGCAGCCGCCCCAATTTAAAATGTGGCTGTTTCCTTGGCTTAATTGGCTGAGTATCGGGATTATTGCCTCCGTGCTAGGTTACATGGCCTGCGCGCCGTCATACCGTTATGAGGCGTTGATGACGGGCGTCGTGGCGCTGATTGTTTTTTTGTTCAGCCTGATGGTTTGCCGCCATCGTGCCGCCGAAAGCGTTACCCAGCTCACGCCGGCGCGGGAGATGGACATTGAGCCTACCCGGCTGTAG
- a CDS encoding Glu/Leu/Phe/Val family dehydrogenase: protein MSALSYVSTDNNSAWATFLAQVERVLPYLGDLALWADTLRHPKRALIVDIPLEMDDGTIRHFEGFRVQHNLSRGPGKGGVRFHPDVTLEEVMALSAWMTVKSAALNLPFGGAKGGIRVDPRELSEKELERLTRRYTSEIGTIIGPQQDIPAPDVGTNAQVMAWMMDTYSMNIGSTATGVVTGKPIHLGGSLGRVNATGRGVFVTGSSAAERIGLKVEDCRVAVQGFGNVGSVAAGLFHRAGAKVVAVQDHSVTLFEARGLDIPALAEYQRQHGAIAGFTGGTQLKEDEFWHQEYDIFLPAALEGVITPERARALQCRLVLEGANGPTLPGADDILRQRAITVVPDVICNAGGVTVSYFEWVQDFSSFFWSEQEINDRLDRIMRDALETVWQKADALDVTLRTAAYAVACERILMARRERGLYP from the coding sequence ATGAGTGCCCTTTCCTATGTTTCTACAGATAACAATTCCGCGTGGGCTACCTTCCTGGCTCAGGTGGAGCGCGTGTTACCCTATTTAGGCGATCTGGCCCTCTGGGCGGATACGCTGCGTCATCCCAAGCGGGCGCTGATTGTGGACATTCCCCTTGAAATGGATGACGGCACCATCCGTCATTTTGAAGGTTTTCGGGTGCAGCATAATTTATCCCGTGGGCCGGGCAAAGGCGGCGTGCGTTTTCACCCGGATGTCACGTTGGAAGAGGTCATGGCGCTGTCGGCGTGGATGACGGTGAAAAGTGCCGCGCTGAATTTGCCCTTTGGCGGCGCTAAAGGGGGTATTCGCGTCGATCCGCGCGAGTTATCGGAAAAGGAGCTGGAACGCCTGACCCGGCGTTATACCAGCGAAATCGGTACCATTATCGGTCCACAGCAGGATATACCAGCGCCCGACGTCGGCACTAACGCGCAGGTCATGGCATGGATGATGGACACCTATTCCATGAATATCGGCTCGACCGCCACCGGTGTGGTTACCGGTAAGCCCATTCATTTAGGCGGTTCTCTCGGTCGGGTGAACGCGACCGGTCGCGGGGTGTTTGTCACCGGCAGCAGCGCGGCGGAGCGGATAGGCCTAAAAGTAGAGGATTGCCGTGTGGCGGTGCAGGGATTCGGCAATGTCGGCAGTGTGGCGGCCGGGCTGTTTCACCGTGCAGGAGCTAAAGTCGTGGCGGTGCAGGATCACAGCGTCACATTGTTTGAGGCCCGCGGGCTGGATATCCCTGCGCTGGCGGAGTATCAGCGTCAGCATGGCGCTATCGCCGGTTTTACGGGCGGTACACAGCTGAAGGAAGATGAATTTTGGCACCAGGAGTACGACATTTTTCTGCCCGCCGCGTTGGAGGGAGTGATTACGCCCGAACGTGCACGCGCGTTGCAATGCCGTCTGGTGCTGGAGGGCGCCAACGGGCCTACCTTACCGGGCGCGGACGATATTCTGCGCCAGCGCGCCATCACGGTGGTGCCGGATGTGATTTGCAATGCGGGCGGCGTTACGGTGAGTTACTTTGAATGGGTCCAGGATTTCTCCAGTTTCTTCTGGAGCGAGCAGGAGATAAACGATCGACTGGATCGCATCATGCGCGACGCGCTGGAGACGGTGTGGCAAAAAGCGGATGCGCTGGATGTGACGTTACGCACTGCCGCATATGCTGTGGCCTGCGAACGGATACTGATGGCCCGCCGCGAGCGGGGGCTTTATCCCTAA
- a CDS encoding trehalase family glycosidase — protein MKIAPRDRAARVAATVRNLLLKPSGLVTTTVNNGEQWDAPNGWAPLQWIAVQGFGYYGQEAAIGNRFLNNVQTLYEKEHKLVEKYVVEGEGLGGGGEYALQDGFGWTNGVTLMLLDTYCACTPG, from the coding sequence GTGAAAATAGCGCCAAGGGACCGCGCCGCCCGGGTTGCCGCGACCGTGCGTAATCTATTGCTTAAACCCAGCGGGCTGGTCACCACCACGGTTAATAACGGTGAGCAATGGGACGCCCCGAACGGTTGGGCGCCGCTGCAATGGATTGCCGTACAAGGCTTTGGCTATTACGGTCAGGAAGCGGCCATAGGCAATCGCTTTTTGAACAACGTTCAGACGCTTTATGAAAAAGAGCATAAGCTGGTGGAAAAATATGTGGTGGAAGGCGAAGGTCTGGGCGGCGGCGGCGAATATGCCCTGCAGGACGGCTTTGGCTGGACAAACGGTGTCACGTTGATGCTACTGGATACGTATTGTGCCTGTACGCCCGGCTGA